A portion of the Calliphora vicina chromosome 5, idCalVici1.1, whole genome shotgun sequence genome contains these proteins:
- the LOC135959693 gene encoding homologous-pairing protein 2 homolog, protein MAMTREGISAPRAELRITKLTSKQLRTVKSAAYLQLAACNKKLLMSKTSNIIKIVQDFMLKENRPYAVNDVMEKCGKELGKAAIQKALDSLASKEILIAKTYGKHKIYFAKQNVNYQELKKQLQSLKQKLSQAQNILKTKENQLSELDLKLKSLNKIKSLATLEEERDQLLDDIRHANEKLRHYQAQESESKLSSQDIKKIETKYENVSVAFRKRKRMCNDMLDAIMEGYPKTKKALIADIGLETDEEVGFTVQLKH, encoded by the exons ATGGCAATGACACGTGAGGGCATTTCTGCACCCAGAGCTGAATTACGAATCACCAAATTAACCTCAAAACAACTGAGAACTGTCAAATCAGCTGCCTATTTACAGCTCGCCGCATGTAATAAAAAGCTACTA ATGTCAAAAACATCCAATATTATAAAGATTGTGCAGGATTTTATGCTAAAAGAGAATCGGCCCTATGCAGTCAATGATGTAATGGAGAAGTGTGGCAAGGAGCTGGGTAAAGCAGCCATACAAaa AGCCTTGGATTCCTTAGCTAGTAAGGAGATTTTAATAGCCAAGACCTATGGCAAACATAAAATCTATTTTgctaaacaaaatgttaattacCAGGAG ttaaaaaaacaattgcaatctttaaaacaaaaactctcACAAgctcaaaatattttgaaaaccaaAGAAAATCAATTAAGTGAGTTGGATTTAAAGttgaaatctttaaataaaataaaaagtctgGCTACTTTAGAGGAAGAAAGGGATCAACTACTCGATGATATAAGACACGCCAATGAAAAGTTAAGACACTATCAGGCCCAGGAATCAGAGTCAAAG tTATCCTCTCaagacattaaaaaaattgaaactaaatacGAAAATGTCTCTGTGGCCTTCCGTAAGCGCAAACGCATGTGCAATGACATGTTGGATGCCATTATGGAGGGTTATCCTAAAACCAAAAAAGCTTTAATAGCTGATATAGGTTTGGAAACGGATGAAGAAGTTGGCTTTACTGTACAGTTAAAGCATTGA